The window TCCCATAGGGCTCGCCGCTGGGCCCAGCACTCGCAGGCCCGGTGGAGCCCATGCAGCTGCCAAGCACATTGGCGCAGATCACGTGGTAGCGGTCCGTATCGATCGGCTTACCGGAGCCGACCATGCGTTCCCACCAGCCAGGCTTGCCCGTCACCGGATGCTCGCTCGCCACGAATTGGTCGCCCGTCAGCGCGTGGAAGATCAGGATCGCATTCGTCTTATCGTTCGCCAGATCGCCATGCGTTTCGTAGGCAATCTCCACGCCTGCAAGCTCCCGCCCGCTATCGAGTGCGAGCGCTTGCGGCAGGGTCACCTTCTGGACGGAAAGGGCGGTCTGGCTGGCCATAATCAGAGAAAAAGCGACTTGGGCGAGGCCTTGCCTACTGTCAATCGAAGAGCAACGGCGTTATCGCCACGCGCATGACTGCGAAACGTCCAGAAATGAAGCCCTATGTGGCGCAGATCCATGCCTATGTGCCGGGCAAAAGCTCGGGCAAGGACGGCAAGCCGCTGGTGAAGCTTTCGGCGAATGAAAACCCGCTCGGTTCCTCTGCGGCTGCGCTGGAAGCTCGCGCTGCGGCACCCCTGCCCAATGCCTATCCGGACCCGGATGCACGCGAATTGCGTGGGGCGCTGGGCGAATTGCATGGCATTGATCCGGCGCGCATCGTCTGCGGAACGGGTTCCGACGAGCTGCTCAACCTTGCCGCGCAAGCCTATGCCGGTGCGGGCGATGAAGTGATGTTCAGCCGCTTCAGCTTTGCGGTTTACGATATCGCCGCCAAGCGCTGCGGCGCGACACCGGTGGAAGTGGACGACACCGACTACACTGCCGATGTCGACAAGCTGCTGGCGGCGGTGACCGACAAAACGCGGGTGGTCTTTATCGCCAACCCCAACAATCCGACCGGCACTTATCTGCCAGCCGCCGAGATCGCGCGCCTGCATGCAGGCCTTCCCGCCGATGTGCTGCTGGTGGTCGATCAGGCCTATGCCGAATATCTGGAGCCGGGCGAGAATGATGGCGGGATGGCGCTCGCAGCCGCCCATGAAAACGTGCTGGTCACCCGCACCTTCTCCAAGATCTACGGGTTGGCAGGCGAGCGCATCGGCTGGGCCACCGGCGCGCCGCATATTATCGACGCGCTCAATCGCATCCGCGGGCCGTTCAACGTGACATTGGCGGGCCAGTCCGCTGCCGTTGCTGCGGTGGCGGATCAGGACTTCGTCGCGCGTAGCCGTGATCACAACAATGCCGAGCTTGCGCGCTTTGAAGAGCGTATCGCAGCGCTGGGCAATCACGGCCTCACGGCCATTCCGAGCAAGGCGAATTTCTCCCTGGTGCGCTTCTCCGGCGAAGTGACCGCAGAACAGGCGCTGCATGCGATTGCCGATGCCGGTTATGCAGTGCGCCATTTACCCGGGCAGGGCCTTGGCGATTGCCTGCGCATCACCATCGGCAAGCGAGAGGATATGGATCGGATCGCCGATGTGCTGGCAGAGCTGACGGGCGCGGCGAATGGCGTTTCGTA is drawn from Aurantiacibacter sp. MUD61 and contains these coding sequences:
- the hisC gene encoding histidinol-phosphate transaminase, which codes for MTAKRPEMKPYVAQIHAYVPGKSSGKDGKPLVKLSANENPLGSSAAALEARAAAPLPNAYPDPDARELRGALGELHGIDPARIVCGTGSDELLNLAAQAYAGAGDEVMFSRFSFAVYDIAAKRCGATPVEVDDTDYTADVDKLLAAVTDKTRVVFIANPNNPTGTYLPAAEIARLHAGLPADVLLVVDQAYAEYLEPGENDGGMALAAAHENVLVTRTFSKIYGLAGERIGWATGAPHIIDALNRIRGPFNVTLAGQSAAVAAVADQDFVARSRDHNNAELARFEERIAALGNHGLTAIPSKANFSLVRFSGEVTAEQALHAIADAGYAVRHLPGQGLGDCLRITIGKREDMDRIADVLAELTGAANGVS